The sequence below is a genomic window from Thermoflavifilum sp..
CCCCAACGAAGAAACAATCACCACCAGACTGAATACGGAAGTCGATCGAGCTTGGGTAGTGGATAATGGTTCCATAGTGTGTATGTTTTAGGGAAGTGTTGACTTACGTGAGCCAAATACCAGGCGAAAAATCACCGGCGCTGTGGTGATAAACACAATGCCCACCACAATCCATTCCAGATGATCACCCAGCCAGGGGAATGAAATGCCCAGGAAATAACCCGCGAACATCATCGTAAACACCCAGAGCACACAACCTATGATATTGAAAAGCGTAAACTTCCGGTAATCCATTTTCACAATGCCTGCAACAATAGGAGCAAACGTTCGAATAAAGGGTAAAAAACGCGCAAAAATAATGGCTATTCCCCCATGTTTTTCATAAAACTCGTGCGCGGCAATCAAATGCTTTTTCTTGAAAAACAGACTATCTTCTCGCTTGAAGAGCAAAGGACCCGATTTTCTACCGAACCAGTAACCCGCAAAATTGCCCAGAATACCGGCTATAGCAACCATCATCACCACCAGCGCAAAAGGCATTTGAAAAGGGTCATCAGGCTGGGCGGCAAGCATACCCGCTACAAATAGCAAGGAATCTCCCGGAAGAAAAAAGCCGACAAACAAGCCTGTTTCAGCAAAGATTACAAACAATAATAAATACAGTCCGCCATGGTGAATGATCCAGGAAGGATTGATGAGATGCTTGAGAAATTCAATCAAATCGTGCATAACAATGCTTCAGCTATAATCGTGATCTAAAAGCTGCGTAAAAATAAGAGATTCCCGATTATACATAAGCGTTTTTGAAAAAGAGTGATTAACTTAGTTCACCCAAAATTTGTAAGACAATGAATAAGCTCTTAAAATTGATTTATGCGCTTCTGGCTGGATTTATGCTGGCCGGGTTCAGCAATTGTCATTCCGATGCACAGCAACAGGCATTATCTCATCTGGCATTTGCTCCAAACAATGATCAGCTAAAACTCCCCGCTGGATTTCATGCAGTAGTGGTGGCCGCGCATATTGGTGCAGCCCGTCATATTGTGGTGCGCGATAACGGGGATATTTACGTGGCACTTCGTGCTCCTCACCAGGGACACGCCATTGCCTGTTTGCGTGACCAGAATGGCGATGGAAAGGCCGACATCATCGAATACTTTGGGCCCAACACCCGTGGGGATGGCATCGGTATTTACAAAGGCTACCTCTATTTTGGCGCCGATACCGCCGTCATGCGTTTTCGACTGATTGAAGGTCAGCTCTTGCCCGACCCGCATGCCGAAATCATTGCCCGTTTCCCGATTCAGCATGAACATGAGACCAAGACCTTTACTTTCGATAACCAGGGTTATATGTATGTAAATGTGGGTGCACCTTCTAATGCCTGTCAATATGAAGACCGGCAGAAAGGTTCACCGGGCCAGAATCCATGCCCGCTGCTTGATCATCATGCCGGCATCTGGCGCTTCCGGGCTGATGTGCCCGATCAAACCGAAGAACAGGGGGGCATGCGCTATGCCACTGGCCTTCGTAATTGCGTGGCGCTCGACTGGAATCCGGTGAATCATCAACTCTATGCAGCCATGAACGGGCGCGATCAGCTCTACCAGCTTTATCCACAATACTATAACGCCCAGCAAGGTGCCGAGCTTCCCGCCGAAGAATTTTTGCTGATCCGCCAGGGTGGCAACTATGGCTGGCCTTATACTTATTATGATCCTTTCCAGAAAAAACGCATCATTGCACCAGAATATGGAGGGGACGGCAAAAAAGCAGCACCGGCTAATCAATATGATCCCCCCATCATGGCCTTTCCCGGCCACTGGGCTCCCTTAGGATTATTATTCTATACCGGCAGTCAATTCCCATCATCCTACAAATACGGCGCGTTCATTGCTTTTCACGGCTCCTGGAATCGCGCTCCCCTGCCACAGGCTGGTTTTAAAGTGGTTTTTGTGCCATTTAAAAACGGAAGCCGTTTGCCGACAGGCAACTACACTGTTTTCGCGGATAATTTCACCCAATCTCCCAATAACCAGAGTCCGGTCCATCGCCCGGTAGGCCTTGCTCAGGGACCGGATGGCTCACTCTACATCACCGATGATGTAGGAGGCAGCGTGTGGCGCATCGTATATACCGGGAAATGAATGACAGTTTGTCTGAAACGAGCAGTGACCTGTGCATTTTTATGTCAGCTTGATTGCGCACCTGCCAGTGGCATTTGATTTGATTTGAGGTGCATGCATTCGCTTCCTTTTCAAAAGGTTATGCCATGGTTTAACCCTAAAAAAGGAGGTGCCTATGTCACTGGTAAAACGTTCGAGCGGTGGTTTCTGGAATGATTTTCCTTCTTTGTTTAATGATTTCTGGACTCGGGATTGGTTCGACTGGGCGCTGGGTAATTTCTCGGAAACCGGTACCACGGTCCCGGCAGTGAATATTATTGAAACGCGCGACAGTTTTGAGGTAGAGATGGCTGCTCCGGGCATGGATAAAAAGGATTTTAAAGTGGAACTGGATGGCAATCTGCTCACGATTTCATCAGAAAAGAAAGATGAACGTGAGCTGAAGGAAGGTGAAAACTACACCCGGAGGGAATTCAGCTATCAATCGTTCCGTCGCACCTTCACGCTGCCCAAGGACGTGGTAGACGTCGATCAAATCAAAGCCCATTACAAAGATGGTATTCTCTATCTGACCATCCCGAAGAAAGAAGAAGCCCGTCAGAAGCCACCCAAAATGATTGAAATCGCTTGAGGGAAACGACCCGGCCTTATGGCCGGGTTTTTTTATGACAACTGACTTTGCAAATCAAAAATCTTATTTCCTAAAACCCATTTTTCTCCTTCCCTGGCAAAAGGCAATCGCTGCTGAAAACCATCCATCAACTTCTCCCACGATTGTACAACTGGATTCCAATCGTCCATAGCCTGCTTTCGTTCAAACGAAAACGTATCATTCACCTCCATGATCATGCAGAGACGGTTTCCGGCCCGGTAAATCTCCATCTGTACGATGCCTGCATCCTGGATGCTTTTCAAAATTTCAGGCCATACCTGACGATGATAGGCTTCATAAAGGGCTATCTTTTCCGGGTCATCCTGTAAATCCAGAAACAGGCAATAGCGGTTTTTGACTGGGTTCTGCATGCGTATTTCAATGAAAAGCGTGGGTGAAAAAGATAAAATTTATCAAAAAAAACTGCGGAAAATTAAACAAGAATTTCATGATTTGGCATTATATTTAGGAGGAAAATAATAAGCTGTAAACCCGGTATGTGCCATAGGATTTAACCCCTCAAAATCATGAACCATGTTCAAGATATGGTATCCCAATCAGGATGAGCTCATTGTGGCCATCATTCCTTCCCGTGCTTATGCCGGTGCAGGTTTGCTGTTGATTGTGGGTGCATCCCTGGAAATATGTTCAGGTCAACTCCCCTCTGGGGCGCAACACCTCGGGTTGGTCATGATAATCGGCTCCTTATGGCTTGCCTGCATGGGCATTCATCGAAAAGAACTGATTGTGAAGCGTAACCTTCAGGTCATGTATTATATCCGCAAGAATTTATTTCAACGCAAAATCAAAAAGTATTATTTCTACGAAATCAAGCGATTTTTTGTACATGCACCTTCACCATCAACGACGAAACAGGAAATCAAAACAAGATATCGGGTGTTGATGCAGAAAGTATCGGGTCGATATAAAGTTTTATTTCACGAACGGAATCTGCTTCGCGCCAAACATACAGTTCATCTGCTGGAAGATTATATCAAGATGGCCTGAGGTTGGCCATCGCAAGAAATTGCTGATGTAAATGCAATACCTGCGGAATAACGGCCCTTTGCTCGTCGTTATAAATCACATCATCGGCCAGTCGAATGGCTATTTCGGGAGCGATCTGTTGTAACATACGACGTTTCACCTCTTCTGCAGATACATGATCGCGTTGCATCACCCGTTGTATGCGTAACGCACGCGGTGC
It includes:
- a CDS encoding VTT domain-containing protein, whose protein sequence is MHDLIEFLKHLINPSWIIHHGGLYLLLFVIFAETGLFVGFFLPGDSLLFVAGMLAAQPDDPFQMPFALVVMMVAIAGILGNFAGYWFGRKSGPLLFKREDSLFFKKKHLIAAHEFYEKHGGIAIIFARFLPFIRTFAPIVAGIVKMDYRKFTLFNIIGCVLWVFTMMFAGYFLGISFPWLGDHLEWIVVGIVFITTAPVIFRLVFGSRKSTLP
- a CDS encoding PQQ-dependent sugar dehydrogenase is translated as MNKLLKLIYALLAGFMLAGFSNCHSDAQQQALSHLAFAPNNDQLKLPAGFHAVVVAAHIGAARHIVVRDNGDIYVALRAPHQGHAIACLRDQNGDGKADIIEYFGPNTRGDGIGIYKGYLYFGADTAVMRFRLIEGQLLPDPHAEIIARFPIQHEHETKTFTFDNQGYMYVNVGAPSNACQYEDRQKGSPGQNPCPLLDHHAGIWRFRADVPDQTEEQGGMRYATGLRNCVALDWNPVNHQLYAAMNGRDQLYQLYPQYYNAQQGAELPAEEFLLIRQGGNYGWPYTYYDPFQKKRIIAPEYGGDGKKAAPANQYDPPIMAFPGHWAPLGLLFYTGSQFPSSYKYGAFIAFHGSWNRAPLPQAGFKVVFVPFKNGSRLPTGNYTVFADNFTQSPNNQSPVHRPVGLAQGPDGSLYITDDVGGSVWRIVYTGK
- a CDS encoding Hsp20/alpha crystallin family protein, whose product is MSLVKRSSGGFWNDFPSLFNDFWTRDWFDWALGNFSETGTTVPAVNIIETRDSFEVEMAAPGMDKKDFKVELDGNLLTISSEKKDERELKEGENYTRREFSYQSFRRTFTLPKDVVDVDQIKAHYKDGILYLTIPKKEEARQKPPKMIEIA
- a CDS encoding L-rhamnose mutarotase; this translates as MQNPVKNRYCLFLDLQDDPEKIALYEAYHRQVWPEILKSIQDAGIVQMEIYRAGNRLCMIMEVNDTFSFERKQAMDDWNPVVQSWEKLMDGFQQRLPFAREGEKWVLGNKIFDLQSQLS